The following are encoded in a window of Candidatus Binatus sp. genomic DNA:
- a CDS encoding HAMP domain-containing sensor histidine kinase, with translation GGAVAIFMLLAYLAREQQVRGEHSPGSGLDWLMLGVTCLFFGLVWTRWFKRRWKSWVLLYSLFVIGMFILISRVTGDPESRFVAIILCPLATAAFVSWGTRWQLAMAVTALLGYAAAEYLVPIATPYGIYRWMGLVTAAILAQYAAIFIGRFRRRLKKQVQDLEGAARFRQMQIATMAHDIRSPVAALSGYVNLLEEADITPKERTDLLERIGSTAWNMDLVVSNVLDYYEVQEDDVIPAPADLDPNQVLSEVAEDCARQARRRRLNLRIEIARLPACKLDRRHVGRIVRNMLAYAIGRTTSGEVVLRARMRNESIAVEVTDNGPSLSPAELEALFERPNKSGDRGAVRGLGLYIARAMAEAAGGRVEARFADGRHGLTLVAELPLEAQPAKARTP, from the coding sequence CGGCGGCGCGGTCGCGATCTTCATGCTGCTGGCGTACCTTGCGCGCGAACAGCAGGTGCGGGGAGAGCATTCGCCGGGGTCAGGCCTGGACTGGCTGATGCTGGGCGTGACCTGCCTGTTCTTCGGGCTGGTGTGGACGCGCTGGTTCAAGCGCCGTTGGAAATCCTGGGTCCTGCTGTACAGCCTGTTCGTGATCGGGATGTTCATCCTGATCAGCCGAGTTACGGGAGACCCGGAGTCGCGCTTTGTCGCGATCATACTGTGTCCGCTGGCAACCGCGGCGTTCGTGAGCTGGGGCACGCGCTGGCAGCTTGCGATGGCTGTCACGGCGCTACTGGGCTATGCCGCGGCCGAGTACCTGGTGCCGATTGCAACGCCATACGGAATCTACCGATGGATGGGTCTGGTCACAGCGGCGATCTTGGCTCAATACGCGGCGATTTTCATCGGCCGATTCCGCCGCCGCCTCAAGAAACAGGTGCAGGACCTGGAGGGAGCCGCGCGGTTCCGGCAGATGCAAATCGCGACGATGGCGCATGACATTCGCAGTCCGGTCGCGGCGCTGAGCGGCTACGTCAATCTGCTCGAGGAGGCAGACATCACTCCAAAGGAGCGCACGGACCTGCTCGAACGAATCGGTTCGACCGCGTGGAACATGGACCTGGTGGTGAGCAACGTGCTCGACTACTACGAGGTGCAGGAAGACGACGTCATCCCGGCGCCGGCCGACCTGGATCCGAACCAGGTGCTCAGCGAGGTCGCGGAGGATTGCGCCCGGCAGGCGCGGCGGCGGCGCCTGAACCTACGCATCGAGATCGCGCGGCTGCCGGCGTGCAAACTCGACCGGCGTCATGTCGGGCGGATCGTGAGAAACATGCTCGCGTATGCGATCGGAAGGACGACGAGCGGCGAAGTCGTGTTGCGCGCGCGGATGCGAAACGAATCGATTGCGGTCGAGGTCACCGACAACGGCCCGTCCCTTTCACCGGCGGAACTGGAAGCGCTGTTCGAGCGCCCCAACAAAAGCGGGGATCGCGGCGCGGTCCGCGGACTGGGACTGTATATCGCGCGCGCGATGGCGGAGGCGGCCGGCGGCCGGGTCGAAGCCCGCTTCGCGGACGGCCGGCATGGACTGACGCTGGTCGCGGAATTGCCGCTTGAAGCGCAACCAGCGAAAGCGCGCACGCCGTGA
- the thiL gene encoding thiamine-phosphate kinase encodes MSKLPDASRKLSGEFELIARLSAGIRLSRRTILGPGDDCAIVSRPRGQTLFTIDSMVENVHFDLRWGSAQALGARALTVNLSDIAAMGGRPTACVVNLAVREGIATRTLERIYAGLRDAAREASTDIVGGNITRARELSITIAMLGEVGRAAMRRDTARPGDEIFVTGTLGDAALGWRILARKLKPRGNAKKDRAARKYLVGRFLRPQARLYPGQRLAALRPAPAAIDVSDGFMQDLGHILERSGVGAEIDASRIPVSPAYRALMGDNLVHALTGGEDYELIFCARPGLRESELSRRLRVGVRRIGTIVRGRRVNLIGDSAPNIAGWDQLRSRG; translated from the coding sequence GTGAGCAAACTGCCCGACGCATCCCGCAAACTATCCGGCGAATTCGAACTCATCGCGCGACTGAGCGCGGGAATCCGCCTCAGCCGCCGCACGATCCTCGGCCCCGGCGACGATTGTGCAATTGTCTCGCGGCCGCGGGGGCAGACCCTGTTTACCATCGATAGCATGGTCGAGAATGTTCACTTCGATCTGCGATGGGGCAGTGCGCAAGCGCTTGGTGCGCGCGCCCTCACAGTCAACTTGAGCGACATCGCGGCGATGGGCGGGCGTCCGACCGCTTGCGTCGTGAACCTGGCCGTGCGCGAGGGAATTGCAACGCGGACGCTCGAACGGATTTACGCGGGGCTGCGCGATGCGGCGCGCGAAGCCTCCACAGATATCGTGGGCGGCAACATTACGCGCGCGCGCGAGCTGTCGATCACGATCGCGATGCTCGGCGAGGTTGGGCGCGCTGCGATGCGACGAGATACGGCGCGTCCCGGCGACGAGATCTTCGTGACCGGCACGCTCGGCGATGCGGCGCTCGGCTGGCGCATCCTGGCGCGCAAGCTGAAGCCGCGCGGCAATGCGAAAAAAGATCGCGCCGCCAGAAAATATCTCGTCGGGCGATTTCTGCGCCCGCAAGCGCGGCTGTATCCCGGCCAACGCCTGGCGGCGCTCAGGCCCGCGCCGGCTGCGATCGACGTCAGCGACGGATTCATGCAGGACCTGGGTCACATCCTCGAACGAAGCGGCGTCGGCGCCGAGATCGACGCCTCGCGAATCCCGGTTTCGCCGGCGTACCGTGCGCTGATGGGCGACAATCTCGTGCACGCGCTCACCGGCGGCGAGGATTACGAACTGATCTTCTGCGCGAGGCCCGGCCTGCGCGAATCCGAACTGTCGCGCCGCCTGCGCGTCGGGGTGCGGCGAATCGGCACGATCGTTCGGGGCAGGCGCGTGAACCTGATTGGTGATAGCGCACCGAATATCGCAGGATGGGATCAGCTGCGATCACGCGGTTAG
- a CDS encoding hemolysin family protein gives MMFMLPLAVLALIVLSATLAASETALFSMARLEHTREQMSLLVQHALDRLMRRPLESLIVIIGLNEACNIFADCLATIIALAWLGDKWGPIVAAPAMLAIVLLFCDITPKTFALGFPAAVTWITARPLAALADFVHPFARHFTPLEQAPRPGPVSEAEFKTLLRLGEHQGQVEPAERAMIHRVFDFGARRAAEVMTPRERIFSLDIEMPVAQLVTEIAHENFSRVPVYRHSQDNIVGILHAKDFAARRLEPSPPRVERLLRPAYFVPPGKLLADLFDEMRRGRFQIALVVNEYGRLLGLVTLEDLLEELFGEIRDEFESEIPELTKISDHEWSVSGAIALGKLADALAPARVVEAYGGGKTLSSLVLRRLKRVPRAGEKLRLGEFEATIERVRGATVELVRMHR, from the coding sequence ATGATGTTCATGCTGCCTCTGGCGGTCCTGGCGCTTATCGTGCTCAGCGCCACGCTGGCCGCGTCCGAGACGGCGCTGTTCTCGATGGCGCGGTTGGAGCACACCCGCGAGCAGATGAGCCTTCTTGTGCAGCACGCGCTCGACCGTCTGATGCGCCGGCCGCTCGAGTCGTTGATCGTCATCATCGGGCTGAACGAAGCGTGCAACATCTTCGCCGACTGCCTCGCGACGATCATTGCGCTGGCGTGGCTTGGCGACAAATGGGGACCGATCGTCGCGGCGCCGGCGATGCTCGCGATCGTACTTTTGTTTTGCGACATTACGCCCAAGACATTCGCACTTGGCTTTCCGGCCGCGGTGACGTGGATCACGGCGCGGCCGCTGGCGGCGCTCGCCGATTTTGTTCATCCGTTCGCCCGGCATTTCACGCCGCTGGAGCAAGCACCGCGCCCGGGCCCGGTCTCCGAGGCGGAGTTCAAGACGCTGCTCAGGCTCGGCGAGCACCAGGGACAGGTTGAACCCGCCGAGCGCGCGATGATTCATCGTGTGTTCGACTTCGGCGCGCGGCGCGCGGCTGAGGTGATGACGCCGCGGGAGCGAATCTTCTCGCTCGACATCGAGATGCCGGTGGCGCAGCTGGTGACGGAAATCGCGCACGAAAATTTTTCGCGCGTGCCGGTCTATCGCCACAGCCAGGACAATATTGTCGGAATTCTGCACGCCAAGGATTTCGCGGCGCGCCGCCTGGAGCCATCGCCGCCGCGCGTGGAGCGCTTGCTGCGGCCGGCGTATTTTGTCCCGCCGGGCAAGCTGCTCGCCGATTTATTTGACGAGATGCGCCGCGGGCGCTTTCAGATCGCGCTGGTGGTCAACGAGTACGGCCGCCTGCTGGGTTTGGTGACGCTCGAAGACCTGCTCGAGGAATTATTCGGCGAGATTCGCGACGAGTTCGAAAGCGAAATTCCCGAGCTCACGAAAATCTCCGACCACGAATGGTCGGTGTCGGGCGCAATCGCGCTGGGCAAGCTGGCGGACGCGCTCGCTCCGGCGCGCGTAGTCGAAGCCTATGGCGGCGGCAAGACGCTGAGCAGCCTGGTCCTGCGCAGGCTCAAGCGCGTGCCGCGCGCGGGCGAGAAGCTGAGGCTCGGAGAATTCGAAGCCACCATCGAGCGCGTGCGCGGCGCGACCGTCGAGCTGGTGAGGATGCATCGATGA
- a CDS encoding hemolysin family protein, which yields MTMAWLIVALAGCLVVQAFFAASEISLVSADDLKVRAGSEGGHERSRMLGELLANRDRLLALTLTGTNLATVVAAVLLTSFLHQIRPHLVYLAPFILTPITLVLGEWIPKLLTLGNPHAFALFATRPLRLLAAVLAPLLGAETVLSRLLRRLAGVPADAGSVFLSREDLARLMRRRPGDASEQPHDAILPAEQLMISRIFRFSQADARKAMVPLVGVDAVPEETSLAAAIETVRREGFSRIPVFRRRITDIVGVVHVFDLLQAPDLSRPVSEVMRPVSYFPESMPLDEVLVAMQRTGENLAVIVDEYGGSAGILTLEDLIEEIVGDIEDERDLGEELAKIVSPRVLSVIGRAPIAELNERFGLKLPEADEYATIGGLVVERLGHIPKPGEKLIEGELTITVTRSDARAVRELMLTLAHPIRPELLKRR from the coding sequence ATGACGATGGCTTGGCTGATCGTCGCGCTGGCCGGATGCCTCGTGGTGCAGGCGTTTTTCGCCGCCTCAGAGATCTCATTGGTTTCAGCCGACGATTTGAAAGTTCGCGCCGGGAGCGAAGGCGGGCACGAGCGATCGCGAATGCTCGGCGAATTGCTGGCCAATCGCGATCGTTTGCTGGCGCTGACGCTGACCGGTACGAACCTCGCCACGGTTGTCGCGGCGGTCCTGCTCACCAGCTTCCTGCATCAAATCCGGCCGCACCTGGTTTATCTCGCGCCATTTATTCTGACGCCGATTACTCTGGTGCTGGGCGAATGGATACCGAAGCTGCTGACGCTTGGAAATCCGCACGCGTTTGCGCTGTTCGCCACGCGGCCGTTGCGTTTGCTTGCGGCCGTGCTCGCGCCGCTGCTCGGCGCTGAGACTGTCCTGAGCCGATTGCTTCGCCGGCTTGCGGGTGTGCCGGCCGATGCCGGGAGCGTGTTCCTGAGCCGCGAGGATTTAGCGCGCTTGATGCGGCGGCGGCCGGGCGACGCATCCGAGCAGCCGCACGACGCCATCCTGCCCGCCGAGCAACTGATGATCAGCCGAATCTTTCGCTTCTCGCAAGCCGATGCGCGCAAGGCGATGGTGCCGCTGGTCGGTGTCGATGCGGTGCCGGAGGAAACCTCGCTTGCGGCGGCGATCGAAACTGTCCGCCGCGAAGGGTTCAGCCGCATCCCGGTCTTTCGGCGTCGAATCACGGACATCGTTGGCGTCGTTCATGTTTTCGATCTTTTGCAAGCGCCCGATCTCAGCCGCCCGGTGAGCGAAGTGATGCGGCCGGTCAGTTATTTTCCGGAATCGATGCCGCTCGACGAGGTGCTGGTGGCGATGCAACGCACCGGGGAAAATCTGGCCGTGATCGTCGATGAGTATGGCGGCTCGGCTGGAATTCTCACGCTGGAGGATCTGATCGAGGAGATCGTCGGCGATATCGAGGACGAACGCGACCTTGGCGAGGAGCTGGCCAAAATAGTCAGTCCGCGCGTGCTGTCCGTGATCGGGCGCGCGCCGATCGCGGAGCTGAACGAGCGCTTCGGCCTCAAGCTTCCGGAGGCGGATGAGTATGCTACCATCGGCGGGCTGGTGGTCGAACGACTCGGGCATATTCCCAAGCCCGGCGAAAAATTAATCGAGGGCGAGTTGACGATCACTGTCACGCGCAGCGACGCACGGGCGGTGCGCGAACTGATGCTGACACTTGCGCATCCGATCCGCCCCGAGCTTCTCAAGCGACGATGA
- the larB gene encoding nickel pincer cofactor biosynthesis protein LarB — protein MTEKRIRQILDGVAAGSMTPAAAFKRIRELPFEDLGFAKLDSHRSIRRGIPEAVFGEGKTADQLAAIGRRVLASGTNLIITRLAADKARIVKRKIRALVYHRDARIGAVVKERRKPSGRGIVMVLSAGTSDIPVAEEAALCAELFGNRVARVYDVGVAGIHRLTAHLEVIREASVLIVVAGMEGALPSVVAGLVDKPVIAVPTSVGYGASMGGLAALLGMLNSCASGVTVVNIDNGFGAALAATLINRVGLERDGR, from the coding sequence ATGACCGAAAAGCGAATCCGCCAAATCCTCGACGGTGTTGCCGCGGGCAGCATGACTCCCGCCGCGGCGTTCAAACGCATCCGCGAGTTGCCGTTCGAGGATCTTGGATTTGCCAAGCTCGACAGCCACCGGAGCATCCGGCGCGGCATTCCCGAAGCAGTTTTCGGCGAGGGCAAAACGGCCGATCAGCTCGCAGCGATCGGACGGCGGGTGCTCGCGTCAGGAACCAATCTCATAATCACGCGGCTGGCCGCGGACAAGGCGCGCATCGTCAAACGCAAAATTCGCGCGCTGGTGTACCATCGCGACGCGCGGATTGGCGCGGTGGTCAAGGAGCGCCGCAAGCCGTCGGGACGCGGCATCGTGATGGTGTTGAGCGCGGGCACCTCCGACATTCCGGTAGCCGAGGAAGCCGCGCTGTGCGCCGAGCTGTTCGGAAATCGGGTGGCGCGGGTTTACGACGTCGGCGTCGCGGGAATTCATCGCCTGACTGCGCACCTCGAAGTGATTCGCGAGGCAAGCGTGCTTATTGTCGTCGCCGGCATGGAAGGCGCCCTGCCCTCGGTCGTCGCCGGCCTGGTGGATAAGCCCGTGATCGCCGTGCCGACCAGCGTGGGCTACGGCGCGTCGATGGGCGGGCTGGCCGCGCTGCTGGGAATGCTGAATTCGTGCGCGAGCGGCGTAACTGTCGTCAACATCGACAACGGGTTTGGCGCGGCGCTGGCGGCGACGCTGATCAACCGGGTGGGACTCGAGCGCGACGGCCGCTGA
- a CDS encoding AarF/ABC1/UbiB kinase family protein, whose protein sequence is MAKHTSITSGRARRAIKMGELASQVGSSYLWNQLRRPFLSAPARDRELLETHIRNAQRIVESSKQLRGAFMKLIQMLSIRRDLLPGEALDVLRTTQSSVPPMSYATISEQIRSEIGKRPEAIFRSFDQTAFAAASLGQVHRAVTRDGIDVAVKIQYPGVEDTVEQDLGNLKLLLRTLQALGHDVMRQQIDTGAVYRELEQRLREELDYVNEARNMVEFGRRLGADREIMIPRFIKELSSRRVLTMTYLDGYPLADVMGPEVDFELRKWVAIKIHQFAWRQILEFGMLHTDFHPGNYLVSHHPRLGVLDFGSIRRFPEPVRKAHLQVARAILSGDDKSLAAAMVKLGYLGRNQDAAPMVRIIHILFEPMRMDRAVDPLEYDTVGKAAKVGELALQNRLYQSPPHSVFLIRALIGLEGITRGLAVKTNYRRIFADCVERIAG, encoded by the coding sequence ATGGCGAAACACACGTCAATCACCAGCGGGCGCGCGCGCCGCGCGATCAAGATGGGCGAGCTCGCGTCGCAAGTCGGCTCCAGCTACCTGTGGAATCAGCTGAGGCGTCCGTTTCTGAGCGCGCCCGCGCGCGATCGCGAGCTGCTGGAAACTCACATCCGCAACGCGCAGCGAATTGTCGAGAGCTCCAAGCAGCTTCGCGGCGCCTTCATGAAGCTGATCCAGATGCTCTCGATTCGCAGGGACCTGCTGCCCGGCGAGGCGCTCGACGTGCTGCGGACGACGCAATCGAGCGTGCCGCCGATGAGCTACGCGACTATCTCGGAACAGATTCGCAGTGAGATTGGCAAGCGGCCCGAGGCGATCTTCAGAAGTTTCGACCAGACCGCGTTTGCCGCCGCGTCGCTCGGACAGGTGCATCGTGCGGTCACGCGCGACGGTATCGACGTCGCGGTGAAGATTCAGTATCCGGGTGTCGAGGATACGGTCGAGCAGGATCTGGGCAATCTCAAACTGCTGCTGCGCACGCTGCAGGCGCTCGGCCATGACGTGATGCGCCAGCAAATCGACACCGGCGCCGTGTACAGGGAACTCGAGCAGCGCCTGCGCGAAGAGCTCGACTACGTGAACGAAGCCCGCAACATGGTGGAGTTCGGCCGGCGTCTCGGCGCGGATCGCGAAATCATGATTCCGCGCTTCATCAAGGAGCTGAGTTCGCGGCGCGTGCTGACGATGACCTACCTCGACGGCTATCCGCTGGCAGACGTGATGGGACCGGAGGTCGATTTTGAATTGCGCAAATGGGTCGCGATCAAGATTCACCAGTTCGCGTGGCGGCAGATCCTCGAGTTCGGGATGCTGCACACGGATTTTCATCCGGGCAACTACCTGGTGAGCCACCACCCGCGCCTGGGCGTGCTCGACTTCGGTTCGATTCGGCGTTTCCCGGAACCGGTGCGCAAGGCGCACCTGCAAGTCGCGCGCGCGATTCTGAGCGGCGACGACAAATCGCTGGCGGCGGCGATGGTCAAGCTGGGTTACCTCGGTCGCAATCAGGATGCGGCGCCGATGGTCAGAATCATCCACATCCTGTTCGAGCCGATGAGGATGGATCGCGCCGTCGATCCCCTCGAATACGATACGGTCGGCAAGGCGGCCAAGGTCGGCGAGCTGGCGCTGCAGAATCGGCTCTACCAATCGCCACCGCACAGCGTGTTTCTGATTCGCGCGCTGATTGGGCTGGAGGGAATCACGCGCGGACTCGCGGTGAAGACCAACTACCGGCGGATCTTCGCGGATTGCGTCGAGCGAATTGCGGGATGA
- a CDS encoding AlkZ-related protein, producing MIDPAGIGNPEILDALERHRDFHFRRVAPRRVTGEKSALKFIDEVGFCTGFTAGMGVPCLREAIAGTREPTMPEHIQHDYAIGMTWRIKDALPQRRAVYYGKAIARRPSFIARETLGAFLKLRIEPGGYRRLYQRGGLSHCGKLVMDALSKRGAAETRVLKLASGYAQPSRRAVFDRAMAELQEKFLALKVDERADPFSYVWDTMEHRWPDAIAEARALTRKQAAYVIVAKYFATAAFGSERAIARMLGIDPALVEAAARRLEREGTIARGVRIDGRPGAISLLSRFAP from the coding sequence ATGATCGATCCCGCCGGGATTGGCAATCCGGAGATTCTCGACGCGCTCGAGCGCCATCGCGACTTTCACTTCAGGCGGGTCGCGCCGCGGCGCGTGACCGGCGAGAAGAGCGCGCTCAAATTCATCGACGAGGTCGGATTTTGCACCGGATTCACCGCCGGGATGGGCGTGCCGTGCCTGCGCGAGGCAATCGCGGGAACGCGTGAACCCACGATGCCGGAGCACATCCAGCACGACTACGCGATCGGGATGACATGGCGGATAAAGGACGCGTTGCCGCAGCGCCGCGCGGTCTATTACGGCAAAGCGATCGCGCGACGCCCGAGCTTCATCGCGCGCGAGACCCTGGGCGCGTTTCTTAAGCTTCGCATCGAGCCGGGCGGCTATCGCAGGCTTTACCAGCGCGGCGGACTGTCGCATTGCGGCAAACTGGTGATGGACGCTCTCTCCAAACGCGGCGCGGCCGAGACTCGCGTGCTGAAGCTCGCGAGCGGCTACGCGCAACCGTCGCGCCGCGCGGTGTTCGACCGTGCGATGGCGGAGCTGCAGGAAAAATTTCTCGCGCTCAAAGTGGACGAGCGCGCCGACCCGTTCAGCTACGTGTGGGACACGATGGAGCATCGATGGCCCGACGCGATTGCCGAGGCTCGGGCGCTCACCCGGAAGCAGGCGGCGTATGTAATTGTCGCCAAATATTTCGCGACCGCGGCATTCGGAAGTGAACGCGCGATCGCGCGAATGCTGGGAATCGATCCGGCGCTGGTCGAAGCTGCGGCGCGCCGACTCGAGCGCGAGGGAACGATTGCGCGCGGCGTGAGAATCGACGGGCGCCCGGGTGCGATCAGCCTGCTTTCCAGGTTCGCGCCGTAG
- a CDS encoding FAD-dependent oxidoreductase, with protein MTGDRLPAAAGMRAALNARVAKIFDHASDTRSLFLSLTSGKHLRFIPGQFISIAIPLGDETRSRPYSIASDPEDRGPFEICFNRVEGGRGVGWMFERRVGDTIDFSGPFGAFTIDRAPAAEAGFIAEATAIAPIRPMLKRALASSSREAAPPKIHLIYAAPDREHILYAAELGELARTAPNFSYQTVIAPAEKIYDRLSELAQARWVIGDADRTRQFYICGVGKGVIRLRDLLRGAGYERRAVHYEQW; from the coding sequence ATGACAGGCGATCGGCTTCCCGCCGCGGCCGGCATGCGCGCGGCGCTCAATGCCCGCGTCGCGAAGATTTTCGATCACGCGTCGGACACCCGCTCGCTTTTTCTCTCGCTCACCAGCGGCAAACATCTGCGATTTATCCCCGGCCAGTTCATCTCGATAGCGATTCCGCTCGGCGACGAAACCCGCTCGCGTCCCTACTCGATCGCGTCGGACCCCGAAGACCGCGGCCCATTCGAGATTTGCTTCAATCGCGTCGAGGGCGGCCGCGGCGTCGGATGGATGTTCGAGCGGCGAGTCGGCGACACGATCGATTTCAGCGGGCCGTTCGGCGCCTTCACGATCGATCGCGCGCCGGCGGCGGAAGCGGGCTTTATCGCGGAGGCAACGGCGATCGCGCCGATCCGCCCGATGCTGAAGCGGGCGCTCGCTTCATCGTCGCGCGAAGCTGCGCCGCCGAAGATCCATTTGATTTACGCGGCGCCGGATCGCGAGCACATCCTGTACGCCGCCGAACTCGGCGAGTTGGCGCGGACCGCGCCGAATTTTTCGTACCAGACCGTGATTGCGCCTGCCGAAAAAATCTACGATCGTCTGTCCGAGCTGGCGCAAGCTCGATGGGTCATCGGCGACGCCGATCGCACGCGCCAGTTCTATATCTGCGGCGTCGGCAAGGGCGTGATTCGATTGCGCGACCTGCTCCGCGGGGCGGGCTACGAGCGCCGCGCCGTGCACTACGAGCAGTGGTGA
- a CDS encoding 2Fe-2S iron-sulfur cluster-binding protein — MRGRFRRLDAAHNLNYDPSPMAKLRIQFENGDPEKLIEFDPAKAPFHHDGKPGSILDVMLGHGVHLEHACGGNCACTTCHVIVRQGFNKLGESSEQEEDLLDKAPGLTPTSRLGCQAVIEDPDAEIVVTIPRYTINQVSEAAEE; from the coding sequence ATGCGGGGACGGTTTCGCCGTCTCGACGCAGCGCATAATCTCAACTACGACCCCAGTCCGATGGCGAAACTGCGAATCCAATTCGAAAACGGCGATCCCGAAAAACTAATCGAGTTCGACCCTGCCAAGGCGCCGTTTCATCACGACGGCAAGCCGGGCTCAATACTCGACGTGATGCTGGGTCACGGCGTCCATCTCGAACACGCATGCGGCGGCAATTGCGCGTGCACGACCTGCCACGTGATCGTACGGCAGGGATTCAACAAGCTCGGCGAGTCCAGCGAGCAGGAAGAAGATCTGCTCGACAAGGCGCCGGGACTCACTCCGACCTCGCGGCTGGGATGCCAGGCGGTCATCGAGGATCCCGACGCGGAAATCGTCGTCACAATCCCGCGCTACACGATTAACCAGGTCAGCGAGGCGGCCGAGGAATGA
- the lexA gene encoding transcriptional repressor LexA has product MATLTKRQKQLIDYLNDYIREHGYAPTLAEVGQYFGLSSLATVHKHLHNLEQKGFIKRQHNHSRALEVATPEKPEAARAIRLLGTVAAGAPIEAVENHETISVPDEFIRRDNTFCLRVKGDSMIEDGIRDGDYIIVEGRDSADNGETVVALIGNEATVKKFYRESGGQIRLQPANSAMQPIMVGEGDLAIRGVVVGLMRHYR; this is encoded by the coding sequence ATGGCGACGCTGACCAAGCGGCAGAAGCAGCTAATCGACTACCTGAACGACTATATCAGGGAACACGGCTACGCACCCACGCTGGCCGAGGTCGGCCAATACTTCGGGTTGTCGTCGCTCGCCACCGTACACAAGCATCTGCACAACCTCGAGCAGAAGGGGTTTATCAAGCGCCAGCACAATCACAGCCGGGCGCTCGAGGTCGCGACGCCGGAGAAACCTGAAGCGGCCAGGGCGATCCGGTTGCTCGGCACCGTTGCGGCGGGCGCGCCGATCGAGGCGGTCGAGAACCACGAAACCATCAGCGTGCCCGACGAGTTCATCCGGCGCGACAATACATTTTGTCTGCGGGTGAAGGGCGACTCGATGATCGAAGACGGCATCCGCGACGGCGATTACATAATCGTCGAAGGCCGCGACAGCGCCGACAATGGCGAGACGGTGGTTGCACTGATCGGCAACGAGGCGACGGTCAAGAAGTTCTACCGTGAATCGGGCGGACAGATCCGGCTGCAACCGGCCAACTCCGCGATGCAACCGATCATGGTCGGCGAGGGCGACCTGGCGATTCGCGGCGTCGTGGTCGGCCTGATGCGTCACTACCGCTAA
- a CDS encoding HAMP domain-containing sensor histidine kinase, with protein sequence MSNLSNNGHASIAAVESAASEGIRSGMQAVQWEQGLHMEALANLAHELRSPVQAILGYLDILRDELSEAIDDRHKQIIERINANAHDLAQTVENVMDFSVADAMAEAADEEEIRLADLIGELAPALEAANDSKGLEIRFDLRAAPTVFRSRRRPIKSILLNLAVNAIKFTDRGSVTIAIRRAVTSQLGSAVELEVRDTGPGIEAAMVAQAFKRCAQLSHSSIRNHRGMGLGLAVVQRNVEALGAKIIVKPALPRGSVFTVIIPIAEPIAEAAHPIRT encoded by the coding sequence TTGTCGAATCTGTCAAATAATGGTCACGCGAGCATTGCAGCCGTCGAGTCGGCTGCGAGTGAAGGCATCCGCTCGGGAATGCAGGCGGTTCAATGGGAGCAGGGACTGCACATGGAAGCACTAGCCAATCTTGCGCACGAACTTCGCTCGCCGGTGCAGGCGATTCTCGGCTATCTCGACATCCTGCGCGACGAGTTGAGCGAAGCAATTGACGACCGCCATAAGCAGATTATCGAGCGGATAAACGCCAACGCGCACGATCTGGCGCAAACGGTCGAAAACGTGATGGACTTTTCAGTCGCGGACGCGATGGCTGAGGCGGCAGACGAAGAGGAAATCCGGCTGGCCGATCTGATTGGAGAGCTCGCTCCGGCGCTCGAGGCTGCCAACGATTCCAAGGGCCTCGAAATCAGATTCGATCTCAGAGCCGCACCCACTGTTTTTCGCTCGCGGCGCCGGCCGATCAAGTCGATACTGCTCAACCTCGCGGTCAATGCGATCAAGTTTACCGATCGAGGCAGCGTCACCATCGCGATTCGCCGGGCGGTAACATCCCAACTCGGCTCCGCAGTCGAACTGGAAGTCCGCGACACGGGACCCGGCATCGAGGCCGCGATGGTCGCGCAGGCATTCAAACGCTGCGCTCAGCTTTCGCACTCGAGTATCCGCAATCATCGCGGAATGGGCCTGGGCCTGGCCGTTGTTCAGCGCAATGTGGAAGCGCTCGGCGCAAAGATTATCGTCAAGCCCGCGCTTCCGCGGGGCTCTGTGTTTACCGTCATAATCCCGATCGCGGAGCCAATTGCCGAGGCTGCTCATCCGATCCGCACGTGA